The following are from one region of the Phyllostomus discolor isolate MPI-MPIP mPhyDis1 chromosome 9, mPhyDis1.pri.v3, whole genome shotgun sequence genome:
- the LOC114506818 gene encoding LOW QUALITY PROTEIN: cullin-2-like (The sequence of the model RefSeq protein was modified relative to this genomic sequence to represent the inferred CDS: inserted 1 base in 1 codon; substituted 1 base at 1 genomic stop codon), giving the protein MNEPLMEIGELALDMXRKLMVEALQVILIRMLLREIKNDHGGEDPNQKVIHGVINSFVHVEQYKKKFPLKFYQEIFESSFLTETGEYYKQEASNLLQESNCSQYMEKVLGRLKDEEIRCRKYLHPSSYTKVIHECQQRMVADHLQSLHAECHNIIRQEXKNDMANMYVLLCAVSTGLPHMIQELQNHVHDEGLRATGNLTQENMPTLFVESVLEVHDKFAQPINTVLNGDQHFMSALDKALTSVVNYKEPKSVCKVPELLAKYCDNLLKKLAKGMTENEVEDKLTSFITVFKYIDDKDVFQKFYARMLAKHLIHRLSMSMDSEEAMINKLKQACGYEFTSKLHRMYTDMSVSADLNNKFNSFIKNQDIVIDLGISFQIYVLQANTWPLTQAPSSTFVILQELEKSVQMFELFYSQHFSGQKLTWLHYLCTGEVKMNYLGKPYVGMVTTYQMAVLLAFNSEIVSYKELQDSTQMNEKELTKTIKSLLDVKMINHDSEKEDIDAESSFSLNMNFSSKRTKFKTTTSMQKDTPQEMEQTSAVDEDQKMYLQAAIVRIMKAGKVLRHNALIQEMISQSRARFNPSISMIKKCIEVMIDKQYIKRSQASADEYSYLA; this is encoded by the exons ATGAATGAACCACTTATGGAAATAGGAGAGCTAGCATTGGATATGTGAAGGAAATTGATGGTTGAAGCACTTCAGGTCATCCTTATCCGAATGCTGCTTCGAGAAATCAAAAATGATCATGGTGGAGAAGACCCAAACCAGAAAGTAATCCATGGGGTTATTAACTCCTTTGTTCATGTTGAACAGTATAAGAAAAAATTCCCCTTAAAGTTTTATCAGGAAATCTTTGAGTCCTCCTTTCTGACGGAAACAGGAGAGTATTACAAACAAGAAGCTTCAAATTTATTACAAGAATCAAACTGCTCACAGTATATGGAAAAGGTTCTAGGTAgattaaaagatgaagaaattagaTGTCGAAAATACTTGCACCCAAGTTCATATACTAAAGTAATTCATGAATGTCAGCAACGAATGGTAGCAGACCACTTGCAGTCCTTACATGCAGAATGTCATAATATCATccgacaag aaaaaaatgacatggcAAATATGTATGTGTTACTCTGTGCTGTGTCCACTGGCTTACCTCATATGATACAGGAGCTGCAAAATCATGTTCATGATGAGGGCCTTAGAGCAACCGGTAATCTTACTCAGGAAAATATGCCAACACTATTTGTGGAGTCAGTTTTGGAAGTGCATGATAAATTTGCTCAACCTATCAACACTGTTTTGAATGGTGATCAGCACTTCATGAGCGCATTGGATAAGGCTCTTACATCAGTTGTAAATTACAAAGAACCCAAGTCTGTTTGCAAAGTTCCTGAATTGCTTGCTAAGTACTGTGACAATTTACTAAAGAAATTAGCAAAGGGGATGACTGAGAATGAAGTGGAAGACAAACTCACCAGTTTCATCACTGTTTTCAAATATATCGATGATAAGGatgtttttcaaaagttttatgcAAGAATGCTGGCAAAACATTTAATTCACAGATTATCTATGTCTATGGATTCTGAAGAAGCCATGATCAATAAGTTAAAGCAAGCGTGTGGTTATGAGTTTACCAGCAAGCTACATCGGATGTATACAGATATGAGTGTCAGTGCTGATCTCAACAACAAGTTCAACAGTTTTATCAAAAATCAAGACATAGTAATAGATTTGGGaattagttttcaaatatatgttcTACAGGCCAACACATGGCCTCTTACTCAGGCTCCTTCATCTACATTTGTGATTCTCCAGGAACTGGAAAAAAGTGTACAGATGTTTGAATTATTTTACAGCCAGCATTTCAGTGGACAGAAACTTACATGGTTACATTATCTCTGCACAGGTGAAGTTAAAATGAACTATTTGGGCAAACCATATGTAGGCATGGTTACAACATACCAAATGGCAGTTCTTCTAGCTTTTAACAGTGAAATTGTCAGCTATAAAGAGCTTCAAGACAGCACTCAGATGAATGAAAAGGAACTGACAAAAACAATCAAATCATTACTGGATGTGAAAATGATTAACCATGATTCAGAAAAGGAAGATATCGATGCAGaatcttcattttcattaaatatgaaCTTCAGcagtaaaagaacaaaatttaaaaccactACATCAATGCAGAAAGACACACCACAGGAAATGGAACAGACAAGTGCTGTGGATGAGGACCAGAAAATGTATCTCCAAGCTGCTATAGTTCGCATCATGAAAGCAGGAAAAGTACTTCGGCATAATGCCCTTATTCAAGAGATGATTAGCCAGTCAAGAGCTAGGTTTAACCCTAGTATCAGCATGATTAAGAAATGTATTGAAGTGATGATAGACAAACAATACATTAAACGCAGCCAGGCTTCAGCAGATGAATACAGTTACTTAGCGTGA